AACAATTTCTTCCAACAGTATCCCAGAATTTTTCTGCACTAGCAGAATGGTGACCGACAAAAAGACCACCACATCAAACATCGGTGGTCATAAGATTAATGAAAGAACAGGCACAGAAGTCAACTTATTAATGATACAGGTAATTATCCTATGATAATTGCCCAACTGAAGACCAAAATCCAAAAGTTATCATTTCTAACATTGTATGTTGCTAACTATAACCAAAACCCAAGAACAGCAAACTTGGCAAACATGAAGCAACAtccaaaaatttataaaaagaTTAAGAATTTCCAGAAAGACATGTCAGATCATCATGAAAGTACCAAAAACGTGAACTTAAATATACGCATAATTGCCTCTTGAATCGAAATCTCAGCTTCATGGTTTTCTTGATGGACAGGACTTAATCAGAACAAAACCCTAGAACCAACAGTAACTAGAAATGATAAACCTCCTAAAAACATATAGACACACCAAATTTCCCAGAAAGAGACATAAAAATAAATCATCACAAACACATATTCAAGTTGAAATTCAAATTAATCAGTCCACAAGACAAATAACTGCTGGGGAAATCTCCCAAGAAAACCAACTGCATGTATACCACCACAACAAATTTCAgaagcataaaaaaaaaaggcctaGAAAATTAAATTCTGAACCCAAgaaaaaaatcatgcaaaaaaaaatgtaggATACTTTCGATACATTGCTGAGAGCTGTTGAGCTTTGAAAGCTTCTCGGCAAGTATCTCTTCAGTGAAAACACTATTCATCCCAACTGCCAAAAACAGCCCACCTGCACCGCCAACCTGTTGAAAAAGTAAAACCCACAAAATCAGTTGAATTTGGGGCtgaaaaaagaataaatttctCATCTTTAAGCAAGAAAACTAAAATGGTTTCTGGGAAACTACCTAATTGAGCAAAAGCTGAGAAGGGACTGATGAGAAATTGCATTGGCCAGCAAAGAATTAGCTATACAGAAGGGCTTTTATATACTACCctagcaaagaaggaaagtAGTTGAGGGGGAAGAATTCACAGAATCCAAATCCCAAGTGGCAAATTTTGCTGATTTGTGTTCACACTACAGCCcttcaagaaaaaagaaaatcaaaaactTCAACAAGAGAGCTTAATTAAAGCTGGGATATGAGATACGAATTCAAAGAATCCAAGAAATGGTTGTAACGCTCTCTTTTGGAGTTTTGCAGGgaagtaaaacaagagagacgCATTGAACAGCAAAAAAACGAAAGAGAGGGAGCTTGCTGCAGATTGCTCCAGAGTTTGAAGTTCTTGAGGTAAATGggctttttttctttctttcgtttttttcatttttctcctctccctctcttttctgGGACAGAAAcggattattattattatttactgTTTTCCGGTTTTAATTACAGTTACCGTAGTTGCATGTCACTATGACACCTTTAAGAGTACAGTTAAtttcctacaaaaaaaaaaaaaaaaagagagtacagttaatttgaaaaaaagtgTTTAAATATGAAGCTGCAATTGATTTAATTGTGTATGTTCATATGATAACATGGTaaccaaatttaattttttatcattACTTTTGTATGTTTAATTGTAATATACATCTTTATGGTAAGTAAATATTTGTGATTTTGGAAATGGGAATTTAAGGAAGTATAGTGATGACTATAATCAATACTGGGATGAATCATTTAATTTCTTCTTATCTTAAAGAGTCTCGGCCACTagatacatttttttttaataaacaaTGAAAATTGTTACTATTTGCACTTCTGTATTTGTTAATCGCACTCTCACTGTCATTTTAAtcatataattttcatttattaaattatatgataaaacaaattaTTAGAGTGCAAATAACAAAAAACAGAATACAAACAACATTTCcctaaatattttttaaacttgTAAAGTAAATTTAGGTCGTGTTAACATTTTTTAGCAGCTAATCTCAACAGAAACAAGCCCCTGAAAATCACATGATGCGTTATAGATTTATCAAATAGACACACGGTTTCTGAAACTTCATAATATGCATTTGTCTGCATTATATACATCGCTAATAgctgtttttattttttatttttttgggagGAAACAGTAGCTGTTTAACAATGTGGTTATGGATGTATAGAATTTTTAGAGTTACACCGCCCAATTAATTGTACCTTGTTTGCTGAGCTTTTACAAATTTTGCGATTGGATGATGTTGCAAACTTCAATTTCTGTATTACTGATAATGTATTGAATAGTCCAACTTCAGATTGAAGTCCATAATATTTTAGCTTTCAAGTTAGATTAGTGAAATGCTTTTCTATTTTTGACATCAAATGACATTTTAAAACTTTTTTGAGCATTAATCCGCTATATTACTTTGAATCACGGGGGAGAAAATGAGAGGAAGCAGATTGAGTCATGATCCTTCACAGCCAGACGGATTAAGGAGTGGACGAACGTTGGAGTCATAAGAAAACAAATGAAGTTTGAAGCTTCAATTGCATGCCATGAACTACATGCAAGTTCAGATTTATACGATGACAGTACATTTCTCTCATCCCCTAAAGCATAAGATTGTAACAACTCAGGTACAAACAAGGAGTCAAGAAATGGGTTTTCTAATTCAGCAAAGCAAGCCCAGAAAGTAGCAAGTCTAGTCAGAAGACCAGGTCCCATCTTATGCATTGCAAAACTTAATGTCAATTCAGCTtcaacccaataaactccttGAAAAAACACAAATCCATCATCGAACCAGCTTCTCCAGAACCACCTTAACGGGAACATCCTACAAGCAAGACCTGCATACCTGCAAAGATGCAATTATAATGATACTTTCTTACCATTATCTTACATTCTCATGAAACCATTAGAAATCGAAGAGGAGCTTTGCTTTAAGTAACAGCCTAAGCCCTACTGCTTGCCAGTCTTTCCCTGAGCCTGGAGCTTTGCTGCAACTTGGCCATCAGACAGTGGTAAGTAGTAGATGCGCGGGGTTGCTTTAGTTTTCCTAAAGAGATCATCCAATGTCAAAATTGGCGGATCAATTTTCTCAGGAAggggaggtggtggtggtgggagAGTCAGCCGCTCCTTCACCGATGCAGGATGTTCCCTTGAAGGTGGTGGATTCGACAAGGGTGGCGGAGGGGGAAGTGGAGGCTGTGGAAGTTGCTGCTTTGGAAGCTGTGGCCTGGGAGAGGGTTGGGGATGCACATGCTGGGGAACAGGAGGGGCACCAGCACCTGAGCTTACAGGGGTTGCAGGAGACTGGGGAGGAGCCTCTGCACGCACTTTAACTTCCTGGGGGTCAACAAATTCAGCGACCAATAAGCGTCCCCCATTGGGTGGCCATTGCAAGTTGTATACAGCATTTCGTGTTTCTACAGCTTCTTCCACAGATGAATACTGCATGTAGAAAACCACAATGAGATGTCCAATCACACAAAATAGTCTTAAAATACTTGCAAACCCAAACGCTACTTGAATGGAAACACAGTCCCCAAATATTTACAGCATACAGATTGCCAATATTCAAACCAAATACAAGACAAATATAACAAAGAtgcacagagagagagagattactCACAGATACATAGCAATGTGTTTTGATCTGATCCATCCAAAAATTGGTGACAGTCCCTGTCTTGCCAAGAAGTTCTTGGACAGCTTTCAATGTGAAAGGCCGCAGAAAACGATCAATTCTTAGAGAATCGGTCGGAGGCTTTGGTGATGGTGGCACTGTCACACGAGCAGCCAACTTTTATTGGAGAGAAATGGAATTCCATTTAACATATTTTGAAGCAAAACTAGAGAAActtattaagaaaaattttatataaaaaaataaagaaaatgaaattacaaAAAATCATGTATTCTATACAGGATAGTGGTTCTAAAGAGATCAGTGGACTTCTTGAGCCTGCCAAATCCTTTTCAGAGTGAACATTAACCAGATATTCTGCTACAAAAACATCTTATACTTTTGTACAATGCAGCCAGAAGCATGATAAAACATTAACTCACCAACACGTTCTTTTGGCATTTCTTCACCGACTGTTGAATCAGACCTAGAGAAACTGCGCCTAAGTGCAGGTTGAAATATATCCTTTGGTGTAGTAGAAACATCAGTACTTTGTGGCTCAGGAATCTTTAACCCTTCTGAGTTCCATCGACGCTGCCTTTTTGCAATGTCATTGTTCCCAACTGTTTGTTGATCTGCAAAAGAGATCATTACAGATCATTATGTACAATTGCCAAAGAAACAGCCATTTCATAAGGCATAACATTATTATATAGTTTACCATTCACTTCAGTATTTAGAGATGTACTAAAACAGTTTACTGAAAAACAAATGTCTCTGGATATACTGCATTAAATTACCCTGGCAAAGATGCAACATATCCTACAGCAGTCTAACAATGAACAATATAGTAAAATAGATTCCATACAGCACAGTACGCATAAGCATATATTCTTGCATGCAGCATACCATACGGTCCATACCAACAAGAAtatgcacacacacacacccccCGTACTAgtaaaaaagggataatttctgATCTCAATTTCAGTGGCAAGCTGGGTAAACCTAGATTAATGCTAGCTGAGACCAAATTTTCAAGGAGACACATCTGTATTCGTGCTAATCATAGTAATAATCCAAGATTCCTAAGCCAAAAGATATTTCCTTCACCAAGAACAATTGAAAGAGAGACACAAACAGATTTGGTCACTGCATAAAGGGGAAATCACATACTTTGCCACAGCAGTAAAGACAATAGACAAGACTTACAGGACCTAGAAGATCTTCAGATTACATTATGGACATTTAAGACCAGAAATAGGCGAGTTTTCAAAAAACATAGCTCATAATAAGGCAAACAAACACCTAAAAGAAGCAAAAGGCCACAACTAATGCATGACATGAGGAGCTTGAGGAGTAACAGGGAAGCAGGAAATCATGAACAATGAGATATAAACCTCACCATTTAACTTTCTTTTTACTGATGGTGCAGCAGGGACACCCTTGTCTTCAACAATAGCAACCTTCTTCTCAGCTGGAGCATCTTCGCTTAGAATATCAACGAGACCTTCATCCTTAGTTGTTGGTCCATCAACTTTTCCAGCCTCAATCCTTATTTCAACGGAATCCGTCTTAGAATTCATCTGCTTACTCTCCCTTACATCCTCCTCCATGTAATCACCAGAACTTCTGGCTACATTTGGTTTTTCTGAAAAACCCAAATCTCCAGTCTCATTTTTAGGAATAACATCTGCATTTTTGACATTACTACTACCTGTCTCTTTCAAAGATACCTTGTTAGCATGTGGCTCTTCAACATCCATTGGATGTGATTTGCCACCTTGATGAACAACACTGCTAGACGATGGCTGCACCATCTCAGGCTTAACATCTACTTCTAGTTTGACATCATCAGCAATTATATTATCCTTTAGTTCATTGTTTTCAATAATTGAGACAGTATCAGTAGAAATAGAATCAGATTTTACTTGAAGCCCTAAAACAGGCTTGACCTCAGATACCTGGTTATTTGTATCATATACGTTGTCTTTAGCATCCACATGTAAGGGCTTCGAATCGTCATTCTCCAGCTGAGCCTGCAAACCATGACTCTCATTATGAGGCACGGTCTTCTGCAAGTCTTCCTCACCCATAGTTATGACAGGCTCCAGATTCTGGGTGAAAAAGTCACTGGTTTCCTTATCAGTAACTTGATCTGTCTGCTTCCCTTCCAACCCAGCAGAATAAGAATCATCTACCCCTTCCTCTTCTCTAAGTTTCTCTTCAATTGACCCTTGGCCCTCATTGATGTCAACATTAAGCATGTTGCCACCGACTTTTTCATTTACAGGCACACCATGGTTAATTGAATCAGGCGCGTTACTCCTCTCTTGCTCATAGGTGACCCGGGGTTGCAAATCTTCATTTATTTCCTGAGTCGTAGTATTACCAATACCAATATTGCTCTGAGCACTATCACAAACATACGCTACTGTGCTTTCATGCCCAGTCAGCATCTCAGAAGGAAGAACAGAATCATGACCGTTGACATTATTCAGATCACTTCTCCCTTGCTCACCACGAATTGCTTCATCCAGCCGCTTGATTAAATCCTC
This sequence is a window from Coffea eugenioides isolate CCC68of chromosome 7, Ceug_1.0, whole genome shotgun sequence. Protein-coding genes within it:
- the LOC113777622 gene encoding uncharacterized protein DDB_G0284459; this encodes MSSPYPVLGSRPIDQWKVAELKEELKRRKLMTKGLKEDLIKRLDEAIRGEQGRSDLNNVNGHDSVLPSEMLTGHESTVAYVCDSAQSNIGIGNTTTQEINEDLQPRVTYEQERSNAPDSINHGVPVNEKVGGNMLNVDINEGQGSIEEKLREEEGVDDSYSAGLEGKQTDQVTDKETSDFFTQNLEPVITMGEEDLQKTVPHNESHGLQAQLENDDSKPLHVDAKDNVYDTNNQVSEVKPVLGLQVKSDSISTDTVSIIENNELKDNIIADDVKLEVDVKPEMVQPSSSSVVHQGGKSHPMDVEEPHANKVSLKETGSSNVKNADVIPKNETGDLGFSEKPNVARSSGDYMEEDVRESKQMNSKTDSVEIRIEAGKVDGPTTKDEGLVDILSEDAPAEKKVAIVEDKGVPAAPSVKRKLNDQQTVGNNDIAKRQRRWNSEGLKIPEPQSTDVSTTPKDIFQPALRRSFSRSDSTVGEEMPKERVVPPSPKPPTDSLRIDRFLRPFTLKAVQELLGKTGTVTNFWMDQIKTHCYVSYSSVEEAVETRNAVYNLQWPPNGGRLLVAEFVDPQEVKVRAEAPPQSPATPVSSGAGAPPVPQHVHPQPSPRPQLPKQQLPQPPLPPPPPLSNPPPSREHPASVKERLTLPPPPPPLPEKIDPPILTLDDLFRKTKATPRIYYLPLSDGQVAAKLQAQGKTGKQ